From the genome of Nicotiana tabacum cultivar K326 chromosome 17, ASM71507v2, whole genome shotgun sequence:
GGGAAGAAATTACCTAGCGTTCTTTCGGCGCTTTTTGACAATGATTCACGCATTAGTTAGATCTTTTGCTTACCTTATGCCTCTAACGACGGCTAAATAAGCATCACAGACAACTCCAACCAATTCTATTCTATAAGGTCTTCTCTTTCTAGTTCCATCAGTTTCTTGTTCTTCATCAATCTGTTCCCAGTAGTTTTCAATCGCACTTCCATCGTCCTCTACTTTGTAACCGGGCCCCATGCGGTAGCGGCGCCGGTGAACATTTCTAGCCATGGTTATTGTCTGCACTACAAAGGGTATCCATGACAGCGTGCCATCCATGATCACATCCCTTCCTTCATTGAGTGCTGTTACAAGCAGGGATGATGCTGCATCTGTTGATGACTGATGTACCTGCAAATTGCATGAAATTTACTTCTTAAATAACCAAAAGAATTCAAGAacataaatattataaaaaaggGCCTAAGTCCTCCAAATGTTTTTGATGAAATATTATTTAGAATTGGTCTCCAGTAATTGTTAGCCATCTTATTAAAAGACTCCTTTACTCATAATAATTTATAGAATAGTTTGCAGGAGGTACACATCTTTCTTCTCAATGTGGAATTATGTAGATGGTCAGCCTGCATGTTTGATAACTGCGCTAATGTACTGAATATATCGGCACCATAGCAGTAGTATACCACTTGGACCTAGCTGCCGGCCTAGCTAGTTACCTACGagacaagatttttctttaaaTCAACTAGTGAATGCTCTGCAGCAGATATAGCATTTGGATGAATTCACATGATTTTCTCTGCCTATGCCACATTCAACAGGTAGACCGGGCATTAGAACCTCGGATTAGCACAGAGATGCAACTCTTTATGCGTAACTTTTCAAAGGGGTTTGGGGTAATGGGAAGGTGGGGGTTAAGAAGCATATAATAACCAGTTCAGCAGTTTGAAGCATGTCATGATGTCCCCTAGAGCTAAGAGCTTTGTAAATAACATCTGATTCTTTGAAGGCATCTGCTTCTATCACAACAACATTAGCTGCAGCTCCAATCCAGAATGGTCTGCATGCAAATTTTGGCAGTCACTGCATTAGTATCTTTCACATAATGATTTATCACCTCCATTGAAAGAAAACTTCATTAGAATCTTACATAcacgtgtgtgtgtgtatgtacaCTCGCAAATAACGACGTTCTTACTCTTTGAGAATGTCCTTGAGCACGGTGCTTTTCCCCGCACCCATGCCACCACCCATAAAGAGGAGGACAGGGCTTCTATCTTTGTGAGCCATTGGGACCATCACATCTGTGCACTGTGAATCATCTGAAGACACAAGTCCTATCGCTTTCATCTCCTCAACTAAGGTAGTAAGAACTCTTGCAACCTTCAGATTCTTTGTCACCCTTTCAAATCTTTGTTCCCTTTATAACACACAAAAGAACAAGATGAATAATTAGTAATATGTACCAAGTTCAGCAAAAGTAAAGAACGGTATGATTTGATTGGAAGCAAGGATGCTAATCTAGTACTGATTTGAAGTACTTTCAGACCACCTAGGGATTACATAAAATTGTATAATATCTTAGCTAAGGAATTCATAAATGTCAATATGTGGAATATTATCCGAAAGCTGACCAGCATCATACCTTACCATAATAACAATAAAGTTAGGGTCATGGACGAGGCAGATGGACACCAAACACATCTGGACTTGTCTATACGAAATCTGTTTTCAATTGACTAGAAATCATAGGGAATTACCAATTACCAATAAAGatattt
Proteins encoded in this window:
- the LOC107828981 gene encoding calmodulin calcium-dependent NAD kinase-like isoform X2 — encoded protein: MGFADRRECPHMCKLASEYIIKSEGCEEDMYSYFSNEPDADSLFIKLVEEFERCILSYFAFHWSQVPYMMSQVLSADHFEPKKKLQNIVMAATREQRFERVTKNLKVARVLTTLVEEMKAIGLVSSDDSQCTDVMVPMAHKDRSPVLLFMGGGMGAGKSTVLKDILKEPFWIGAAANVVVIEADAFKESDVIYKALSSRGHHDMLQTAELVHQSSTDAASSLLVTALNEGRDVIMDGTLSWIPFVVQTITMARNVHRRRYRMGPGYKVEDDGSAIENYWEQIDEEQETDGTRKRRPYRIELVGVVCDAYLAVVRGIRRAIMCRRAVRVNSQLKSHKRFARAFNTYCQLVDNARLYSTNTLEGPPKLIGWKDRDKTLLVEPDEIDVVEVVGRLNEGADSIYELYKNPHPSYQSGSVWKDIVMSPSRLNIQKELKYSIQKVERMKP